The window GCTCTGTACATCTACAATATGGAGGttactactactgctactatATTTTTACACGGTTGCAAAACTTAGTTGCCGTTACCGAGTCGTAAGCACCCAGCAGTGCTTGGACTTGACTGGGTACTAACTAGGAGTAACTGAACTGTAACTAAAAACCGAAGCTGAAAAGTAACAAACAAGCTATAATATGTATGTGACGTGGCTTACTGCTCTTGCCCTTCTCCGGCATTACGCCGGCCGGCCTCCGGGAAGGGAAGCGCCGGGCTCGCCGCCATTCCGGGGCACACGGTTATTGTGTTTGGCTATGTCATGTGTACAGTACACTATGTTGATCAGGCGCGGACGCGTCGAGACTCCCTAGAACTCGACGATGAGGCTGCCGAAGGGGGACCGGTGCGGGACGCCCTTGCGGCGCTTGTTGCCGGTGCGGTAGCtggcggaggtcggcggcggggtCAACGGCGTGAAGCTCTGCACGACGCTGCTCTtgtcgctgctgccgccgctggtGCTCGTGCACGAGTCCTCGGACTCGTACCGCGCGTCCTTGAGCGccgccctcttcttcttcttcttgccaccgtcgccgccgccgccgccgccgccgcacccgccgtGCTTCTTCCTTGGGCGGTATCCACCGGACGTACCCACAATCTgcagagaaaagaaaataaagacgCCATTGTTGGTGTCTACGAGCATGCGTCGCGCCAGAATTGATGGCGTTGGTTGGTGCGTGCGTACCTTGCATCCGAGGGAGCAGAAGCGGAAGGAGTCGAGGAGGCTGCGCTCGCAGACCTCGCAGGTGTTGGTGACGCCCTTGCCGGGCCTCGGCTGGGGGCGCTCGTTGAGGAACACCACGCGGGCGCTGTTGATGATGTACGTCTGCACGCCGGTGATGTCCAGCACCTTCTGTATCTCCGACACCCGGATCACGTCGTGGTACGACGACCTCCGTATCTGCTCCATCCACGACATGGACGGACAGGCAACGCGTGAGTCTCCACGatatagatcgatcgatcaagaaGCACACGCATTGGATTAACAGACTGACCTGGATGGCGTGGTGGTCGCGGTGGTGGGAGAGGCAGAGGGAGCAGAGCGCGCCGTTCATGCAGTCGAGGCAGTACATGTTGCACTCGCTCTTGTGCGCGTCGGCGTGGATCCTGCATTGCACGAAGAAGCTCGTCGACAGCAGCGGCTTCAGCCACGGCGGCCACCGCTGGTTCtccacctcttcctcctcatACCCCCTTCCTCCCTGCACCCCCACATTCAATCCATCACACCCCAATCAATAACCAAGAAACAGAGCAAGAGCAATCAATCAGTCATCGGCAGCTACTTACCATGTCGCCTCTGTTCTTCAGCGAGAAAGGGGACGCATGGTCTATCGCCATTCCCAGTGCGAAGcaatcgagagagagagaagaatgtGGATGGAAGAGacgagagaaaagagaggaagaggctCGAAGCGAAAGAAAGCACTTCTGAATGTATGTAGTGTGAAGTCTTTTGTAGACCAAGGGGGGCAAAAGACGAAAAGTATCTGCAAACACCGGGGTTAAGTAAACTAATCGGAGGAAGACTCGGGGAGAGTATTTGTGCTCGTTCTTACTCCcaccgtctcaaaataagtacagttttacacatttgaccgttcgtcttatttgaaaattttgtatgattagtatttttattgctattagatgataaaacatagtactttatgtgtgactaaatatttttaaatttttcgcaaatttttcaaataagacggatggtctaATGTTAGGCATGGATATCCAcggctgtacttattttgggacggaggtagtatcaacTACTCGTACATGGCGGATCCGGGCCGTCTCATAAGTCACAACCCGGCAAGCACATATGACCGATCGAATGGCAGAGCGTGTTTCCAAACAGTGGAATCCTAGCACAGTTCGAATTGTCTCCTACCGCAATGTCCCTTTCGCTTGAAATTTACTAATCAGAGTGTTGCATTCACTTGTGAACCTTATCATCAACAGCATTATGATTTACTGATTTCTTTTTCGTTACAGTAACGATTCCGATTGCAACTTGCGACGGGGCGAGACCCAAAATCCACCGTAAATTGTCGTAGAGTAAAGCAGTGCTATCAGTTTGGATATTTTCTTTTCCTACATTTTGGAATTATCACTTGCTAGTGAATGGATGCTTTCTCTAGGAGATTCTATTGCACTTGCGCATATGTTTCAGCTTCCCACATGAATGGTGGGGAAAAAACATTAGGCGCACGTTTCTACCCGAAAAGTGAAAAGGGGAAAAGTTACCAC of the Oryza sativa Japonica Group chromosome 2, ASM3414082v1 genome contains:
- the LOC4330385 gene encoding protein RGF1 INDUCIBLE TRANSCRIPTION FACTOR 1 translates to MAIDHASPFSLKNRGDMGGRGYEEEEVENQRWPPWLKPLLSTSFFVQCRIHADAHKSECNMYCLDCMNGALCSLCLSHHRDHHAIQIRRSSYHDVIRVSEIQKVLDITGVQTYIINSARVVFLNERPQPRPGKGVTNTCEVCERSLLDSFRFCSLGCKIVGTSGGYRPRKKHGGCGGGGGGGDGGKKKKKRAALKDARYESEDSCTSTSGGSSDKSSVVQSFTPLTPPPTSASYRTGNKRRKGVPHRSPFGSLIVEF